One genomic segment of Helianthus annuus cultivar XRQ/B chromosome 14, HanXRQr2.0-SUNRISE, whole genome shotgun sequence includes these proteins:
- the LOC110908594 gene encoding wall-associated receptor kinase-like 2 isoform X1, giving the protein MKLFQAYLHLLLFLSLTTTSIAIPKYAKPECTDRCGSVTIPYPFGIGERCSVNPWYTIDCKNNATPYLSKLNNLEVLGVNLSNLTVIVNIPRVSYCQKPVWNISEIMGVHLDGSPFLFSKLNNKFVFEGCGNAIMVMDNGSVLTGCSTTCRSDTLSNGNHCFGIGCCQTTIPDRFKSYSINLTDLEMQGENGDCGSAALVDKTSYDEGRVSVRNSSSIPVSLVWTLTSKDFDHITCCHNRTEIKRKVVHFNGTALDTWTCYQRSVADNPYLIDGCEEYDCRNCTNRGGYCNYDYIYDVDGSLFSLDFSCVGEKTKQSKRTMSLGVILGVSISMGVVFIVALGYVLHKVINKTKERRQRKRFFKRNGGLLLRQLEETDPSLVDKTILFASRELQKATNNFNENRILGRGGQGTVYKGMLMDGRIVAVKRSKIVDESQLKQFINEMVILSQVNHRNVVKLLGCCLETDIPLLVSEFIPNGTLYDRLHNRNEEFPLSFNMRLQIATEVAGALVYLHSATSIPIYHRDIKTTNILLDDKYRAKVSDFGTSRFVSIEQTHLTTFVKGTFGYLDPEYFQSSQFTEKSDVYSFGVVLVELLTGERPISLTRFGENISLVTHFVLAMEEGHVMSIFDAVVIKESTVDELKIVANLAMRCLNLNGKYRPTMKEVFIELETMRTSHIPSMIQTNPSHVVYGEELSMLTYGEASSTFLSYNNSISQ; this is encoded by the exons ATGAAGTTGTTTCAAGCGTACCTGCATTTACTCCTTTTTCTTTCATTAACAACAACATCAATTGCAATTCCAAAGTATGCCAAGCCAGAGTGCACTGATAGGTGCGGGAGCGTGACCATTCCATACCCTTTTGGAATTGGTGAGCGTTGTTCTGTCAATCCATGGTACACCATTGATTGCAAAAACAACGCAACGCCATATCTATCTAAACTCAACAACCTTGAAGTCTTGGGTGTAAACCTAAGTAATCTAACGGTCATTGTTAACATACCAAGGGTCTCTTACTGCCAAAAACCAGTTTGGAACATCAGTGAGATTATGGGCGTCCATCTTGATGGAAGCCCCTTCTTGTTTTCCAAATTAAACAATAAATTTGTTTTTGAGGGGTGTGGTAATGCTATAATGGTGATGGATAATGGGAGTGTGCTAACCGGGTGTTCAACGACTTGTCGTAGCGACACACTTAGCAACGGAAACCACTGTTTTGGAATCGGTTGTTGCCAAACCACAATTCCTGATCGTTTCAAGTCGTACAGCATTAACCTCACCGACTTGGAAATGCAAGGTGAAAATGGAGATTGTGGGTCTGCTGCCTTGGTAGATAAAACTTCATATGACGAAGGAAGGGTTTCTGTCAGGAATAGCTCTTCCATTCCAGTATCACTTGTGTGGACTCTAACATCAAAAGACTTCGATCATATAACTTGTTGTCATAACCGAACCGAGATCAAGCGAAAAGTGGTTCATTTTAACGGTACCGCATTGGATACTTGGACGTGCTATCAACGATCAGTAGCAGACAACCCTTATTTAATAGATGGGTGCGAGGAATATG ATTGTAGAAACTGCACAAATAGAGGAGGTTACTGTAACTATGACTACATATATGACGTTGATGGTTCACTTTTCAGCTTGGACTTCAGTTGTGTTGGTGAAAAAACGAAACAAAGCAAAAGGACAATGTCCCTGGGTGTAATTCTAG GTGTTAGCATAAGCATGGGTGTAGTTTTTATTGTTGCACTCGGTTACGTGTTGCACAAAGTGATCAATAAAACAAAAGAAAGGAGGCAAAGAAAGAGATTTTTTAAACGCAATGGTGGTTTACTTCTAAGACAACTAGAAGAAACTGATCCATCTTTAGTTGATAAAACCATACTTTTCGCATCCCGTGAGTTGCAGAAGGCCACTAACAACTTTAATGAAAATAGAATTCTTGGCAGGGGAGGTCAAGGTACAGTCTATAAAGGCATGCTGATGGATGGAAGGATTGTGGCAGTTAAAAGATCAAAAATAGTTGACGAAAGCCAGTTAAAGCAATTTATCAACGAGATGGTCATTCTTTCCCAAGTCAATCATAGAAATGTGGTCAAACTATTGGGATGCTGCTTAGAGACAGACATCCCTCTCCTCGTTTCTGAGTTCATCCCAAATGGTACCTTATATGATCGGCTTCACAATAGAAATGAGGAGTTCCCACTTTCTTTTAACATGAGACTACAAATTGCTACCGAGGTTGCAGGAGCACTTGTTTACTTACATTCAGCAACTTCCATTCCAATATACCACCGAGACATCAAAACTACTAATATACTTTTGGATGATAAATATAGAGCCAAAGTTTCTGATTTTGGGACTTCAAGGTTTGTCTCAATTGAGCAAACTCATTTAACTACCTTTGTCAAAGGTACGTTTGGTTACCTTGATCCTGAGTATTTTCAATCAAGTCAATTCACTGAAAAAAGTGATGTTTATAGTTTTGGGGTTGTTTTGGTGGAGCTGTTAACCGGAGAAAGGCCAATTTCTTTAACTAGATTTGGTGAAAATATAAGTTTGGTTACACACTTTGTGTTAGCTATGGAAGAAGGGCATGTTATGTCTATTTTTGATGCAGTGGTGATTAAAGAGAGTACTGTGGATGAGCTTAAGATTGTAGCTAACCTAGCAATGCGATGCTTAAATTTGAATGGAAAGTATAGACCAACAATGAAAGAAGTATTTATAGAGTTAGAAACCATGCGAACATCACACATTCCTTCTATGATTCAAACAAATCCGAGTCATGTGGTGTATGGGGAGGAATTATCGATGCTAACTTATGGCGAAGCATCATCGACATTCTTGAGTTACAATAACAGCATAAGTCAatga
- the LOC110908594 gene encoding wall-associated receptor kinase-like 1 isoform X2: MSLGVILGVSISMGVVFIVALGYVLHKVINKTKERRQRKRFFKRNGGLLLRQLEETDPSLVDKTILFASRELQKATNNFNENRILGRGGQGTVYKGMLMDGRIVAVKRSKIVDESQLKQFINEMVILSQVNHRNVVKLLGCCLETDIPLLVSEFIPNGTLYDRLHNRNEEFPLSFNMRLQIATEVAGALVYLHSATSIPIYHRDIKTTNILLDDKYRAKVSDFGTSRFVSIEQTHLTTFVKGTFGYLDPEYFQSSQFTEKSDVYSFGVVLVELLTGERPISLTRFGENISLVTHFVLAMEEGHVMSIFDAVVIKESTVDELKIVANLAMRCLNLNGKYRPTMKEVFIELETMRTSHIPSMIQTNPSHVVYGEELSMLTYGEASSTFLSYNNSISQ, encoded by the exons ATGTCCCTGGGTGTAATTCTAG GTGTTAGCATAAGCATGGGTGTAGTTTTTATTGTTGCACTCGGTTACGTGTTGCACAAAGTGATCAATAAAACAAAAGAAAGGAGGCAAAGAAAGAGATTTTTTAAACGCAATGGTGGTTTACTTCTAAGACAACTAGAAGAAACTGATCCATCTTTAGTTGATAAAACCATACTTTTCGCATCCCGTGAGTTGCAGAAGGCCACTAACAACTTTAATGAAAATAGAATTCTTGGCAGGGGAGGTCAAGGTACAGTCTATAAAGGCATGCTGATGGATGGAAGGATTGTGGCAGTTAAAAGATCAAAAATAGTTGACGAAAGCCAGTTAAAGCAATTTATCAACGAGATGGTCATTCTTTCCCAAGTCAATCATAGAAATGTGGTCAAACTATTGGGATGCTGCTTAGAGACAGACATCCCTCTCCTCGTTTCTGAGTTCATCCCAAATGGTACCTTATATGATCGGCTTCACAATAGAAATGAGGAGTTCCCACTTTCTTTTAACATGAGACTACAAATTGCTACCGAGGTTGCAGGAGCACTTGTTTACTTACATTCAGCAACTTCCATTCCAATATACCACCGAGACATCAAAACTACTAATATACTTTTGGATGATAAATATAGAGCCAAAGTTTCTGATTTTGGGACTTCAAGGTTTGTCTCAATTGAGCAAACTCATTTAACTACCTTTGTCAAAGGTACGTTTGGTTACCTTGATCCTGAGTATTTTCAATCAAGTCAATTCACTGAAAAAAGTGATGTTTATAGTTTTGGGGTTGTTTTGGTGGAGCTGTTAACCGGAGAAAGGCCAATTTCTTTAACTAGATTTGGTGAAAATATAAGTTTGGTTACACACTTTGTGTTAGCTATGGAAGAAGGGCATGTTATGTCTATTTTTGATGCAGTGGTGATTAAAGAGAGTACTGTGGATGAGCTTAAGATTGTAGCTAACCTAGCAATGCGATGCTTAAATTTGAATGGAAAGTATAGACCAACAATGAAAGAAGTATTTATAGAGTTAGAAACCATGCGAACATCACACATTCCTTCTATGATTCAAACAAATCCGAGTCATGTGGTGTATGGGGAGGAATTATCGATGCTAACTTATGGCGAAGCATCATCGACATTCTTGAGTTACAATAACAGCATAAGTCAatga